A stretch of the Rhinoderma darwinii isolate aRhiDar2 chromosome 3, aRhiDar2.hap1, whole genome shotgun sequence genome encodes the following:
- the LOC142747912 gene encoding G-protein coupled receptor 61-like translates to MLRGSEGEMTDPRSLLHWIAPPVTGPGMEEPCVNGGSNCSSGSSSPAEGIPRYLGLLLMLLLDVVAVAGNVAVAAVILKTPRLRKFLFVVHLCIIDTLAAITVMPLGMVASWGRVAFGESLCQAYISLEVCLSSASILTVSAINIERYYYIVHPMRYEVKMTLGLAISVLVFIWFQASLTSTLPFLTHHADSTETSNGSLVNATRCSLQRNAGGHKKVFVTFFVLVYFVLPLVIILTVYCNVFKVARIAAMQHGPIPSWAASPRQRSNSTGSQTNIVPRNRSHRGSPDRTLGGAKAAFTLMIIGGQFVMCWFPYFVYHVHNALGSSSYKGLGSKWENIVKWLAYTSFTVNPFFYGCLNRQIRTELVRIPKCFLKQSLDEQLGLSSQEGSVEENFLQFLQRTSCVVERRNSFPTCSASRLLVNQSNLSFRVPGQILEETPELLEHDSSEGFKSIQMCPRQGNSIGTAK, encoded by the coding sequence ATGCTGCGGGGGAGTGAGGGAGAGATGACCGATCCCAGATCTCTGCTGCATTGGATCGCTCCCCCGGTAACAGGGCCAGGGATGGAGGAGCCGTGTGTGAACGGCGGCAGTAACTGCTCGTCAGGCTCGTCGTCCCCTGCAGAGGGCATCCCCCGGTACCTCGGACTCCTGCTCATGCTGCTGCTGGACGTGGTGGCCGTGGCCGGGAATGTGGCAGTAGCGGCGGTCATCCTGAAGACGCCCAGGCTCCGGAAATTCCTCTTCGTGGTGCACCTGTGTATTATAGACACCCTGGCTGCCATCACCGTGATGCCGCTGGGCATGGTGGCCAGCTGGGGACGAGTGGCATTCGGTGAGTCCCTGTGTCAAGCCTACATCTCCCTGGAGGTGTGCCTGAGCAGCGCGTCCATCCTCACCGTGTCTGCAATCAACATAGAGCGCTACTACTACATTGTACACCCCATGAGATATGAAGTGAAGATGACCTTGGGCTTGGCCATCTCAGTACTGGTTTTCATCTGGTTCCAGGCATCGTTAACATCAACTTTGCCATTCCTGACCCACCATGCAGACAGTACAGAGACCAGCAATGGCAGCCTGGTGAATGCCACTCGCTGCTCACTGCAGAGAAATGCAGGAGGGCACAAGAAAGTGTTTGTGACGTTCTTTGTCTTGGTCTATTTTGTGTTGCCTCTTGTGATTATACTGACAGTATATTGTAATGTATTTAAAGTGGCCAGAATAGCTGCCATGCAGCATGGACCCATACCCTCCTGGGCAGCGAGTCCTCGCCAGAGGTCCAACTCTACTGGTAGCCAAACCAATATTGTGCCAAGGAACAGGTCTCATCGGGGATCACCAGACAGGACATTAGGAGGAGCAAAAGCAGCCTTCACCCTCATGATCATAGGTGGACAGTTTGTTATGTGCTGGTTCCCCTATTTTGTGTATCATGTCCACAATGCTTTAGGAAGTAGTTCCTATAAAGGTTTGGGTAGCAAGTGGGAGAACATAGTGAAATGGCTGGCCTACACATCATTTACAGTGAACCCATTCTTTTATGGCTGTCTGAACAGACAAATAAGAACCGAGCTCGTCAGGATCCCAAAATGTTTCCTAAAACAGTCATTGGATGAGCAGCTAGGCCTCTCCAGCCAGGAGGGATCGGTAGAGGAGAACTTCCTCCAGTTTCTCCAAAGAACTAGCTGTGTGGTGGAGAGGAGAAACAGTTTCCCTACTTGTTCTGCTTCTCGGCTGCTTGTCAACCAAAGTAATTTGAGTTTCAGAGTCCCCGGGCAAATTCTGGAAGAAACCCCAGAGTTGCTGGAACATGACTCAAGTGAAGGCTTTAAGAGTATCCAGATGTGTCCTAGACAGGGAAACAGTATAGGGACAGCTAAGTGA